A region from the Vicia villosa cultivar HV-30 ecotype Madison, WI linkage group LG3, Vvil1.0, whole genome shotgun sequence genome encodes:
- the LOC131655361 gene encoding F-box/FBD/LRR-repeat protein At1g78750-like: MIQPETKKVKLNDTELIDKISDLPDCIILHILSLLNTKDAVQTCILSVRWKDLWKRLPALIFRRSGFSTKSRFTKFVSKVLSLHDSSSALQYVDFDNDGCLGPHLIEMVVNYAISHNVQQLGLCVNCNIAQIPLALFSSQTLTHLRLSIYYQDIDIAQFSLNLPALTHLKLILSLYPSGDEILFPKSFNLPSLTNLHLEDFAFCPGENGRAEPFSVFKRLNSLLLYGFALRDTLTLCISSATLVNLTTKNYSDDYSEIELLTPNLVTFAFYGRPCQKVFGSDLSNVKHVDIDVPVFLLDIKPFLLLSWLLNFDNIKSLTVSTSALQALSYDSNLLKIKHASFGNLKSLKVKKKPCVYWLKRKLLEAKLVNKEPDGIVDFLIQNSPSAEVEIIDCS, encoded by the exons ATGATTCAACCTGAGACAAAGAAAGTTAAACTCAACGATACTGAACTTATAGACAAGATCAGCGATTTACCGGATTGCATTATACTTCACATACTTTCACTTTTGAATACCAAAGATGCAGTTCAAACTTGCATTCTTTCGGTAAGATGGAAGGATCTATGGAAACGTCTTCCTGCACTTATATTCCGTAGATCAGGCTTTTCAACTAAAAGCAGATTCACCAAATTTGTGTCTAAGGTTTTATCTCTTCATGATTCCTCATCAGCACTGCAGTATGTGGATTTCGATAATGATGGGTGCTTGGGGCCTCATCTAATCGAGATGGTTGTGAATTATGCTATTTCACACAATGTCCAGCAATTAGGGCTCTGTGTGAATTGTAACATTGCACAAATTCCTCTTGCATTATTTTCATCTCAGACTTTAACACATCTTAGGCTTTCTATTTACTATCAAGACATTGACATTGCACAATTTTCTCTCAATTTGCCAGCATTAACCCATCTTAAGCTTATACTTTCACTTTACCCTTCTGGAGACGAAATATTGTTTCCAAAATCTTTCAATTTACCTTCATTGACAAACTTGCATTTGGAGGATTTTGCTTTTTGCCCAGGCGAGAATGGACGCGCCGAACCATTTTCAGTCTTTAAAAGGTTGAATAGTTTGCTGCTTTACGGTTTCGCTTTGAGGGATACACTAACCCTTTGCATATCAAGTGCAACCCTTGTCAACTTGACTACGAAAAATTACTCCGATGATTATTCTGAAATTGAGCTTTTAACTCCAAATCTTGTTACCTTTGCTTTTTATGGTAGACCATGTCAGAAAGTCTTTGGAAGTGATCTCTCTAATGTTAAGCATGTAGATATTGATGTACCAGTTTTTTTATTGGATATCAAGCCTTTCTTACTACTTAGCTGGTTGTTAAATTTTGATAATATAAAATCATTGACAGTCAGTACAAGTGCTCTTCAG GCTCTCTCCTACGATTCTAATTTATTGAAGATCAAGCACGCTTCCTTTGGTAATTTGAAGTctttgaaagtgaaaaagaaaccATGTGTTTATTGGTTGAAACGGAAACTGTTAGAGGCGAAGTTAGTGAACAAGGAACCAGATGGAATAGTGGACTTCTTGATTCAAAATTCTCCATCAGCTGAAGTTGAAATTATTGATTGCTCATGA
- the LOC131660920 gene encoding ubiquitin carboxyl-terminal hydrolase 17-like: protein MRVTGDLGFSNLVLVVVCVVLPVIGFVIHRKWQVAVARNEEIKRLLILAAEETERVEREALYVSAPVVLATANNYQCALCYFPATARCAKCKSVRYCSTHCQTVHWRQGHRFECLPPSKTHQSDGGISGIDKREVEQDYSVIHEEKSEKRGTECKIPFEGTIFSPKVSFGKDDNISAEFLAEESLADTNSELSSNSFSGFSASPSSSDSSDDSSVCESIVSSEHDRSEGPISFVPTLDMTDKTTSNSNGDAAMSSSPKFASLLDSVGGSSTVHKLNHITPGSSKEARELVSNGASGSSVWKGVKIEPSGFWDKAIDSGGIRDHTSNKTYPSHSDESTCGKADSGLSFRFQFGTVPPLHVRDTEAKESLPDDTLPNFFRKNMPHSGSASSENNNMNSLKAGNPSFTDGGDPNFISKSRSGSASDQLESKDSSETPLHSFSSQSPSIGKDPGSADTRSIHNLQPSGSVASNHVVDNHGCTSKSTDVMCKAHELADSKLASTNERHSQPSTKHRNNDIEYGTVTSSHVSYSVNSKSGLKTSVLKVVDQIRGSNLSKHTPLALGGDIAGKCNNKGLFPYESFVKLYNSNKVELCPFGLINCGNSCYANAVLQCLAFTPPLTAYFFQGLHSKSCANKKWCFTCEFETLILKSKDTKSPLSPMSILSQLQSIGSQLGNGKEEDAHEFIRHAIDTMQSVCLMEAGVNASGSLEEDTTLIGQTFGGYLRSKIKCMKCGGKSVRQERMMDLTVEIEGEISTLAEALRRFTSTETLDGENKYHCVRCKSYEKAKKKLTVSEAPNILTVALKRFQSGKFGKLNKPIQFPEILDLAPFMSGSSDKTPVYRLYGVVVHLDIMNASFSGHYVCYLKNIQNKWFKVDDSVVTAVEVERVLTKGAYMLFYARCSPRAPKLIRNMILSQDSKSKVNGKSPTTKARSASSNSGAAEPISSSVSSDSSPTLESFYSRFHHLKKVLEEDSSSDSSSLFSSSNSDELSCSTDSTRDSTSMDDFSDYLFGDSGHGWSSPWRNSDSDSSSSSPLNYRHSPLSDMGKYDSVSPDTTSLRIPTCSSVNSDTILQNKKLDSSSISGNRSSRDGDSSLKVGSNHSNDKNSGVSSRKSRKRTD from the exons ATGCGTGTCACCGGGGATTTAGGGTTTTCGAACCTAGTCCTTGTGGTGGTTTGTGTGGTTTTGCCTGTGATTGGTTTTGTGATTCACCGGAAATGGCAGGTTGCGGTGGCTAGGAATGAGGAGATCAAGAGGCTTTTGATTTTGGCTGCTGAGGAGACTGAGAGGGTTGAGAGAGAGGCGTTGTATGTGTCTGCTCCGGTGGTTTTGGCTACTGCTAACAATTATCAATGTGCTCTCTGTTATTTTCCGGCCACTGCAAGATGTGCTAAGTGCAAATCTGTCCGTTACTG TTCTACTCATTGCCAAACCGTTCATTGGCGTCAAGGTCATAGATTTGAATGTCTTCCTCCCAGCAAAACACATCAGAGCGATGGGGGAATAAGTGGTATTGACAAGAGGGAAGTGGAGCAAGATTACTCTGTTATCCATGAGGAGAAATCTGAAAAAAGAGGTACAGAGTGTAAAATACCATTTGAAGGTACCATCTTTTCTCCCAAGGTTTCATTTGGAAAGGATGATAATATTAGCGCTGAGTTCCTTGCAGAGGAAAGTTTAGCAGATACTAATTCTGAATTATCTAGTAACTCATTTTCTGGATTTTCGGCTTCCCCGAGTTCTAGTGATTCATCGGATGATTCCTCTGTCTGTGAGAGTATTGTCTCAAGTGAGCATGACCGATCAGAGGGACCTATTTCTTTTGTTCCCACCCTTGACATGACTGATAAAACCACAAGCAATAGCAATGGGGATGCAGCAATGTCTTCTTCTCCAAAGTTTGCTAGTTTGCTTGATTCAGTTGGTGGTTCTTCTACAGTTCATAAATTAAATCATATCACACCTGGTTCTAGTAAAGAAGCGAGGGAGCTTGTGTCAAATGGTGCTTCAGGCTCAAGCGTGTGGAAGGGTGTGAAGATTGAGCCTTCTGGATTCTGGGATAAAGCTATTGATTCAGGAGGGATTAGAGATCACACTAGTAATAAAACTTATCCATCCCATTCTGATGAATCCACTTGTGGAAAGGCTGATTCTGGATTGTCATTCCGCTTTCAATTTGGCACCGTGCCTCCTTTGCATGTACGAGATACTGAGGCTAAGGAATCTTTGCCTGATGACACTCTTCCAAACTTTTTTAGGAAGAATATGCCACATTCAGGATCAGCATCATCTGAAAACAACAACATGAATTCTTTAAAGGCAGGGAACCCCTCATTCACCGATGGTGGAGATCCCAATTTTATTAGCAAAAGTCGCAGTGGTTCTGCATCTGATCAATTAGAATCTAAAGACAGCTCTGAGACACCTCTACATTCCTTTTCTTCTCAATCCCCCAGCATTGGCAAAGATCCAGGTTCTGCAGATACTAGGAGCATCCATAACTTGCAACCATCTGGCTCCGTGGCATCAAATCATGTTGTGGACAACCATGGCTGCACCTCTAAGTCCACCGATGTTATGTGCAAGGCACACGAGCTTGCTGATTCTAAATTAGCTTCTACAAATGAAAGACATTCACAACCAAGTACAAAACATAGGAATAATGACATTGAATATGGAACTGTCACTTCTTCTCATGTTAGCTATTCTGTTAATTCTAAGAGTGGCTTGAAAACATCTGTTTTAAAAGTCGTTGATCAGATTAGAGGATCAAATTTGTCAAAGCACACTCCTTTAGCCCTTGGGGGGGATATTGCTGGAAAATGCAATAACAAG GGTCTTTTTCCATATGAATCATTTGTCAAGCTTTATAACTCTAACAAGGTGGAGTTGTGCCCGTTCGGTCTTATAAATTGTGGAAACAG TTGTTATGCTAATGCTGTACTTCAGTGCCTAGCTTTTACTCCACCCTTAACTGCTTATTTTTTTCAAGGACTACATTCTAAATCAT GTGCAAATAAAAAGTGGTGCTTCACGTGTGaatttgaaactttgattttgaagTCAAAGGACACAAAATCCCCACTATCTCCAATGAGCATACTTTCTCAATTACAGAGTATTGGGAGTCAGCTTGGTAATGGCAAAGAAGAAGATGCACATGAATTTATAAG ACATGCTATTGACACAATGCAATCTGTTTGCCTTATGGAAGCTGGGGTTAATGCATCGGGTTCATTGGAAGAGGACACTACTTTAATTGGTCAAACATTTGGAGGATACCTTCGTTCAAAG ATAAAATGCATGAAATGTGGTGGGAAGTCTGTGCGCCAGGAAAGGATGATGGATCTAACTGTTGAGATAGAAGGGGAGATATCAACACTTGCGGAGGCCCTTCGACGTTTCACAAGCACTGAGACTTTGGATGGAGAAAATAAGTACCACTGTGTCAG ATGTAAATCTTATGAGAAGGCCAAGAAGAAGCTGACAGTTTCAGAGGCACCTAATATTCTTACAGTTGCATTAAAGAGATTTCAG TCTGGAAAATTCGGGAAGCTCAACAAGCCTATTCAATTTCCTGAAATACTTGATCTAGCGCCTTTCATGAGTGGGTCTAGTGATAAGACACCTGTATACAGATTGTATGGTGTGGTTGTTCATTTGGATATTATGAATGCTTCTTTTTCAGGGCACTATGTGTGCTACTTGAAGAATATCCAAAACAAGTGGTTCAAGGTTGACGACAGTGTG GTGACAGCTGTTGAAGTAGAGAGAGTCTTAACAAAAGGAGCATATATGCTTTTTTATGCAAG GTGCTCTCCAAGGGCCCCTAAATTAATTAGGAACATGATACTATCCCAAGATTCAAAAAGCAAGGTCAATGGAAAGTCTCCTACAACGAAAGCAAGATCTGCATCGTCAAATTCTGGTGCAGCTGAACCCATCAGTAGTTCAGTTTCTTCAGACAGCTCACCCACCTTGGAGTCTTTCTATTCAAGGTTTCACCACCTGAAAAAGGTTTTAGAAGAAGACTCATCAAGTGATAGTTCATCCCTTTTCAGCAGCAGTAATTCTGATGAACTTTCTTGCAGTACTGATAGTACCCGTGATTCAACTAGCATGGACGACTTCTCCGACTATCTTTTTGGTGATTCAGGGCATGGATGGAGTAGCCCGTGGAGGAATTCTGATTCCGACTCGTCCTCATCCTCTCCCTTGAATTACAGACATTCACCCCTATCTGACATGGGCAAGTATGATTCAGTGTCTCCAGATACAACTAGCTTGCGAATTCCCACATGTTCAAGTGTGAATTCTGATACAATTTTACAGAATAAAAAGTTAGATAGTAGTAGCATTAGCGGCAATAGGAGTAGTAGGGATGGTGACTCGTCTCTGAAAGTAGGATCTAACCATTCAAATGATAAGAACTCTGGTGTATCGAGTAGAAAGTCAAGGAAAAGAACGGATTGA